The Fontisubflavum oceani genomic interval CTCATCAGCGGCGATTTTCCCGCCTGAACAGGGCGATAGGGGTTCAGTTTCCCGAAAACGGTGCGGCTTTTCAGTTCCGCGATGGACGCAATCGTCCTATAGTCAGTGAAAATAGCTGTGCACCACCTGGGAGGGATAGGATGATACGCTCGGAGCTGATTACCAAGCTTTCGGAAGAGAACCCACATCTCTATCAGCGCGATGTCGAGCGCATCGTGAACGCGATTTTCGAAGAGATTATCGAGGCTATGGCCAATGGCGACCGCGTTGAGTTGCGCGGCTTTGGCGCTTTCTCGGTGAAAAAGCGCGACGCCCGGGTCGGCCGGAACCCGCGCACAGGCGAAAGCGTCGCAGTTGAGGAAAAGCATGTGCCTTTCTTCAAGGCCGGCAAACTGCTACGGGATCGTCTCAACGGGCATGACAGCTGAAAGGCTCCCTTAGGTGATCCGCTATCTGAAATACGCGTTTTTGGCGCTTGTCGCGTTTGGGCTCGTGATCTTGGCGCTCGCCAATCGCGGCACGGTTATGTTGCAGCTTTTGCCAGAGAACCTGGCGCTCTGGACGGGCTGGTCCTTCACGATTGAGCTGCCGCTATTCCTGGTGATTTTCGGCGGCGTGGTCCTCGGCTTGTTGATCGGCTTCGTTTGGGAATGGCTCCGTGAACATCGCCACCGGGCGGAGGCGAAGACCCATCGCCGGGACAAGCAGAAGCTGGAGCGTGAGGTGCAAACCCTCAAGGGCCGCGCCAATGAGGGCCAGGATGAGATCTTGGCGCTGCTTGAGGATACCGGCCCCGCGCGCTAAGGGCTGGGTCCATGGATGTTGCGATCAAATTTTGCGGCTTGAGAACCGAGGCTGACATCGCCGCTGCTGCGGCGGCGGGGGCGCGTTATGTCGGCTTTGTGTTTTTCGCCAAATCGCCGCGCGCGGTGACTGTCGATGAGGCACGTGCCCTTGCCCTCAAGGTGCCGGTCGGAATAGCAAAGGTCGCCCTCGTCGTGGATGCGTCGGATGCGGTTCTCGATGAGATTGTGGGCCAAGTACCGCTGGATATGCTGCAATTACATGGGACAGAGACTCCGGATCGGGTTTCCGAGATCAAAGTGCGCTATGGTTTGCCGGTGATGAAAGCCATCGGTGTGGCCGAAGCGCGCGATTTGGAGGCCATCGACCGGTATGTCGCCGTTGCGGATCAGGTGTTGATCGACGCCAAGGCCCCCAAAGGCGCCGAATTGCCAGGTGGCAATGGGCTGAGTTTTGATTGGCGGTTGCTGGCGGGGCGCAAGTATTGGACCAAGCCCTGGATGCTGGCCGGTGGTCTGACGCCCGAAAACGTGGCCGAGGCCGTGCGCCTGACCGGGGCGCGGCAAGTGGATGTCTCCTCCGGCGTCGAACACGCGCCCGGAGAGAAAGACGCCGACAAAATCGCACGGTTCGCCGCCGCTTTGTCCCAATGACCGTTCGCTTCCGCGTCGCAGGACCAGAGGATGTTCCAGCGGTTCTGGCGCTGCTTCGCGAAGACCACCTTGGTGCGGAACGGGAAACCGCGCCCGATGCACTCTATCAGATGATGTTCAGCCGGATCGACCGAGAGGCCCATGTGCGGCTGGTTGTCGGGCAATTGGAGGGGGAGATTGTCGCCTGCTACCAACTGACCGCGCTTGATGGCCTCTCGCATAAAGCCATCCGCCGTGGTCAGATCGAGGATGTGCGCGTCGCCGAACGGTTGCGTGGGCAGGGGATCGGGCATCAGATGATGGCCGATGCCGAGGCACGGGCGCGCGATATGGGATGCGGTCTCTTGCAGCTTGTGGCGCATCACACGCGCGAGGACACACATCGATTCTATATGTCCAACGGCTTTACGCCCTCCCATGTTGGCTTTAAACGCATCCTGTCCAGCGCGGGAGATCAGGAATGAACGACCTCTTCAACAGCTTCATGACCGGCCCCGATGAAAACGGGCGCTTTGGCGATTTCGGTGGGCGGTTTGTCTCTGAGACGCTGATGCCGCTGATCCTGGAGTTGGAAAAGCAATATGAGTTCGCCAAGACGGATCAGAGCTTCTGGGACGAGATGCACGATCTCTGGACCCATTATGTTGGTCGCCCGTCGCCGCTCTATTTCGCGGAGCGCCTGACCGAGCATCTGGGCGGGGCGAAGATCTATCTCAAGCGCGATGAGCTGAACCATACGGGCGCGCATAAGATCAACAATGTGCTGGGCCAGATCATCCTGGCCCGCCGCATGGGGAAGACCCGGATCATTGCCGAGACCGGCGCGGGGCAGCATGGCGTGGCCACGGCCACCGTCTGTGCCAAATTCGGGCTGAAATGTGTGGTGTATATGGGCGCCCATGATGTGGAGCGTCAGGCACCGAATGTGTTCCGGATGCGGTTGCTTGGGGCTGAAGTGATCCCAGTAACGAGCGGTCGGGGCACGCTGAAAGACGCAATGAACGATGCGCTGCGTGATTGGGTCACCAATGTGCGCGACACGTTTTATTGCATCGGCACAGTGGCGGGTCCGCATCCCTATCCGGCGATGGTACGCGATTTCCAGGCGATCATCGGCAAGGAAGCTAAGAAACAGATGATGGCCGCCGAGGGCCGTCTGCCGGATACAATCATCGCCGCAATTGGCGGCGGATCGAACGCGATGGGTCTGTTCTTTCCGTTCCTCGATGACAAAGAGGTGCAGATCATCGGTGTTGAGGCCGGCGGTAAGGGCGTGAACGCCAAGATGGAGCATTGCGCGTCGCTCACGGGCGGGCGGCCCGGCGTGCTCCATGGCAACCGGACCTATCTGCTCCAAGATGATGATGGCCAGATCCTGGAAGGCTATTCGATCTCGGCGGGCTTGGATTATCCGGGTATCGGGCCCGAGCATTCCTGGCTGCATGAGATTGGCCGGGCGCAGTATGTCTCGATCACCGATGCAGAGGCGCTTGAGGCGTTCCAACTGTCCTGCGCGCAGGAAGGGATCATCCCGGCGCTTGAACCGTCCCATGCGCTGGCCCATGTGATGAAAATCGCCCCGGACCTGCCGCGCGATCACCTGATCATCATGAATATGTGCGGTCGGGGGGACAAAGATATCTTCACCGTTGCGCGGGCCTTGGGCTTCGAGATGAACGGGCACTGAGCCGCGTCGTCGAGGACTACAACGTGTGCTGGACCTGAACGGCCTAAACCTTTGGTTTAGAGCGGTTCAGGCGAGGTGATGCTGATCCGCTGCCGCATCAACCTCGGTTTATTTCTGACGATTTTCACAGATGCTAGATTGGCTTTGGGTTTACGTAACCGCACCTAAACCTCGCGGAAATAGAGCTGCCGCCGAGTTTGGTCTTCGGTAGGGGCAAGGCCGCACATTGGGTGAGGCCGAACCAAATGAGGAGTTGTGAGATGAAACAGACACTGACAGCCGCAATGATCGCAATGCTTTTGAGTGGCACGGCCCACGCGGCCTTGGTGCAGAGCATCGAGACCGAAGAAGAGCCCGCCAATACCTATGAAGAGATGGCTCAGAACTGGCTTCCGGACTGGCTGCGGGGCGACAGCAGTCGTGATGCGTCTGATGACGACTATGACGATGATGATGACGATTACGACGATGATTACGACGACGATGATTACGATGACGACGATGATGATTATGACGACGACGATTACGACGATGATGACGACGACGATGATGATGACGGCGACGATGACTAAAACCCGCCAATGGGGTTAAGATGGCAGAGATCCTCTCCGGCGGCGTAGCGCAGGC includes:
- the ihfB gene encoding integration host factor subunit beta; translated protein: MIRSELITKLSEENPHLYQRDVERIVNAIFEEIIEAMANGDRVELRGFGAFSVKKRDARVGRNPRTGESVAVEEKHVPFFKAGKLLRDRLNGHDS
- a CDS encoding LapA family protein, translated to MRYLKYAFLALVAFGLVILALANRGTVMLQLLPENLALWTGWSFTIELPLFLVIFGGVVLGLLIGFVWEWLREHRHRAEAKTHRRDKQKLEREVQTLKGRANEGQDEILALLEDTGPAR
- a CDS encoding phosphoribosylanthranilate isomerase codes for the protein MDVAIKFCGLRTEADIAAAAAAGARYVGFVFFAKSPRAVTVDEARALALKVPVGIAKVALVVDASDAVLDEIVGQVPLDMLQLHGTETPDRVSEIKVRYGLPVMKAIGVAEARDLEAIDRYVAVADQVLIDAKAPKGAELPGGNGLSFDWRLLAGRKYWTKPWMLAGGLTPENVAEAVRLTGARQVDVSSGVEHAPGEKDADKIARFAAALSQ
- a CDS encoding GNAT family N-acetyltransferase, giving the protein MTVRFRVAGPEDVPAVLALLREDHLGAERETAPDALYQMMFSRIDREAHVRLVVGQLEGEIVACYQLTALDGLSHKAIRRGQIEDVRVAERLRGQGIGHQMMADAEARARDMGCGLLQLVAHHTREDTHRFYMSNGFTPSHVGFKRILSSAGDQE
- the trpB gene encoding tryptophan synthase subunit beta; this encodes MNDLFNSFMTGPDENGRFGDFGGRFVSETLMPLILELEKQYEFAKTDQSFWDEMHDLWTHYVGRPSPLYFAERLTEHLGGAKIYLKRDELNHTGAHKINNVLGQIILARRMGKTRIIAETGAGQHGVATATVCAKFGLKCVVYMGAHDVERQAPNVFRMRLLGAEVIPVTSGRGTLKDAMNDALRDWVTNVRDTFYCIGTVAGPHPYPAMVRDFQAIIGKEAKKQMMAAEGRLPDTIIAAIGGGSNAMGLFFPFLDDKEVQIIGVEAGGKGVNAKMEHCASLTGGRPGVLHGNRTYLLQDDDGQILEGYSISAGLDYPGIGPEHSWLHEIGRAQYVSITDAEALEAFQLSCAQEGIIPALEPSHALAHVMKIAPDLPRDHLIIMNMCGRGDKDIFTVARALGFEMNGH